From Candidatus Roizmanbacteria bacterium CG_4_9_14_0_2_um_filter_38_17:
TCGTTTAGCATCTTTTGCAATAATTCTCGCCAATGTTGTTTTGCCACATCCGGGAGGCCCCCAAAGTAGAAGCGAGTGCAAATTCCCAGACTCTAACATTCTTCTTACGGGCTTATC
This genomic window contains:
- a CDS encoding AAA family ATPase: MPQPLADKVRPTNLGEFIGQDHLVNKDKPVRRMLESGNLHSLLLWGPPGCGKTTLARIIAKDAKR